Within the Prevotella scopos JCM 17725 genome, the region AACGGAAGCCATAAGCTGTCACGTTAATCAGCGTACTGCCATCGCCCTGTGCCGCAGAAGAAGTCTTCATGATACAAGGAGTCACACAATCAGGATGCTGGAAATTCTCCTGTCCCCAAAAGTTAGCCAATGCTTCATGTTCCCAGAACGAACTCTTCTGTTCCATATCATGTCCGTAGATATCCTTCTGTGGACGTATCTGCTGATACATCGGTACACACAACAAGGGTGCAAAACTAAAGTAGATAGCACGGAAGTATCTCTCATTGATTTCGTAAAAGTCTTTCTTAGCCTTCTCAAAGTCAAAACTGCGATACTGAGCAGGGTTCATATCGAGGTCTAACACTTGTAAATGTTCTGGCATGATAGTGTTTATCATGTAATGCTTATCGAAATCAAAGTCATCACCATAGCCCTCTTTCTCGTCCATCAACAGTGCCATCATACTCTGTTGTGCCAATGGTGTGAAAAGTAAAGCATATTGCTGATTGTTATTACGATTACTTGTATTGAACGCAACCTCAAACTCTTCATTCGTCAACATCGCAAAGTCGCCACTCTCAAGGTTGCGTGCTTTACGTCTCAACATAAACCGATCCCACTTATAACGTAACGAACCTTCTTTTCCTGCCAGCCCACTCGGCTTACGATAGAAGGTCAAGTCGGGTGCTGCTGTATTACCATAGATAAGCCTTGTACGCTCAAAATAATTAGGATAAGGCGCTGTTACACTGGCATGTAAGGTTTCTGAGTGAGACACAGTACGTGGCTTTCCATCAGGACCCGTCTCTGTTGTTGTCCAGAAAATGGTTTTCTGACCGTGATAAGTCTTCTCTCCCATCTCCATCTTTCGTGTTCGACAGATGACGAAAGGATTACCATTAATAAGTCCTGAATGGGAATAAAGCACAGAACGCTCAGCATTAAAGGAGTCGTTCCATCCGTATGTTTTACGAAGGTCTGCCAGTCGTTGTATCGTAAAATAAGGGTCAAATTCCAGTCTGGGAACAGTCTTCGACATCATACGCGTAAAGACATCCCAGTCGTAAAGCCTATTCAGAGCAGCCATCTGATTCCATGCCTGTTCCTTCAAAGTTTTCACCTTATTGTCTAATTCATTATGCTGAGTACGTAAGGACTTCAATTTTGGATGTACCTTGAGTAATAGAAAGACAAGCAGTAAGACCGCCCCTCCACCTATCATCAAGAGATGCTCCATAGGAAACTCGTTCCACTTCACATAAACAACGGCACCACCTGCCACCACAGCTATCCACAGAATGACACATAAGAT harbors:
- a CDS encoding MAG1210 family protein yields the protein MIEDIYDPLNEYISTFKDKFKKVADETFNALADEAQVDVEANRETCRQIYAGEKQLTDVSGRITMWTILCVILWIAVVAGGAVVYVKWNEFPMEHLLMIGGGAVLLLVFLLLKVHPKLKSLRTQHNELDNKVKTLKEQAWNQMAALNRLYDWDVFTRMMSKTVPRLEFDPYFTIQRLADLRKTYGWNDSFNAERSVLYSHSGLINGNPFVICRTRKMEMGEKTYHGQKTIFWTTTETGPDGKPRTVSHSETLHASVTAPYPNYFERTRLIYGNTAAPDLTFYRKPSGLAGKEGSLRYKWDRFMLRRKARNLESGDFAMLTNEEFEVAFNTSNRNNNQQYALLFTPLAQQSMMALLMDEKEGYGDDFDFDKHYMINTIMPEHLQVLDLDMNPAQYRSFDFEKAKKDFYEINERYFRAIYFSFAPLLCVPMYQQIRPQKDIYGHDMEQKSSFWEHEALANFWGQENFQHPDCVTPCIMKTSSAAQGDGSTLINVTAYGFRSERRMSYISKYGGDGSWHDVPVEWYEFLPVEGNGRIMMQEDETQNDTDMSQKLRMNHISEVLQKSHLDVYRRHIVSKI